A DNA window from Seriola aureovittata isolate HTS-2021-v1 ecotype China chromosome 8, ASM2101889v1, whole genome shotgun sequence contains the following coding sequences:
- the ndufs8b gene encoding NADH:ubiquinone oxidoreductase core subunit S8b: protein MSNVTTVSLRLLHCYSKQGTFGYGPGVMRPFSLSALREGYKYVNAQELPTDLRSITDRAATTLLWTELFRGLAMTMSYLFREPATINYPFEKGPLSPRFRGEHALRRYPNGEERCIACKLCEAICPAQAITIEAETRADGSRRTTRYDIDMTKCIYCGFCQEACPVDAIVEGPNFEFSTETHEELLYNKEKLLNNGDRWEAEIAANIQADYLYR, encoded by the exons ATGTCCAACGTTACTACTGTGAGTCTGCGTCTTCTCCACTGCTACTCAAAGCAAG GCACGTTTGGATATGGTCCTGGTGTCATGCGCCCATTTAGTCTGAGTGCACTGAGAGAGGGCTATA AGTATGTGAATGCTCAGGAGCTGCCGACAGACCTGAGGTCCATCACTGACCGGGCTGCAACAACCCTCCTTTGGACTGAACTTTTTAGAG GTTTGGCGATGACTATGAGTTACTTGTTCCGTGAACCTGCCACCATCAACTACCCATTTGAGAAGGGACCTCTGTCACCCCGCTTCCGTGGAGAGCACGCCCTCCGCCGCTACCCTAATGGAGAGGAGCGTTGTATTGCCTGTAAGCTGTGTGAGGCCATCTGCCCTGCTCAG GCCATTACCATTGAAGCTGAGACTCGGGCTGATGGCAGCAGGAGAACTACACGCTATGATATTGATATGACCAAGTGTATCTACTGTGGCTTCTGCCAGGAAGCTTGTCCTGTTGATGCCATTGTGGAG GGTCCAAACTTTGAGTTCTCCACTGAAACCCATGAGGAGCTGCTGTACAACAAGGAGAAGCTGCTCAACAATGGAGATCGATGGGAGGCTGAGATAGCAGCCAACATACAGGCGGACTATCTGTACAGATAG
- the ran gene encoding GTP-binding nuclear protein Ran, translating to MAQCVPVAVFKLVLVGDGGTGKTTFVKRHITGEFEKKYVATLGVEVHPLMFHTNRGAIKYNVWDTAGQEKFGGLRDGYYIQAQCAIIMFDVTSRVTYKNVPNWHRDLVRVCENIPIVLCGNKVDIKDRKVKAKSIVFHRKKNLQYYDISAKSNYNFEKPFLWLARKLIGDPNLEFVAMPALAPPEVQMDPTLAAKYEEELQVASQTALPDEEDDL from the exons ATGGCACAGTGTGTACCGGTGGCGGTGTTTAAG CTGGTGTTGGTAGGAGATGGAGGCACCGGGAAAACGACTTTTGTGAAGAGGCACATTACAGGGGAGTTTGAGAAGAAATATGTTG CTACTCTGGGAGTAGAGGTGCACCCACTGATGTTCCACACCAACAGAGGAGCCATCAAGTACAATGTGTGGGACACAGCTGGTCAGGAGAAGTTTGGAGGCCTGAGAGATGGCTACTACATTCAAG CTCAGTGTGCTATCATCATGTTTGACGTAACCTCTCGAGTCACCTATAAGAACGTGCCCAACTGGCATCGTGACCTGGTCCGTGTCTGTGAGAACATTCCCATCGTCCTTTGTGGCAACAAGGTCGACATCAAAGACAGGAAAGTCAAAGCCAAGAGCATTGTCTTTCACCGCAAGAAGAACCTGCAG TACTACGACATTTCTGCCAAGAGTAACTATAACTTTGAGAAGCCTTTCCTGTGGCTAGCAAGGAAGTTGATCGGTGATCCCAACCTGGAATTTGTGGCAATGCCTGCCCTCGCTCCCCCAGAGGTCCAGATGGACCCAACCCTTGCCGCTAAGTACGAGGAAGAGCTTCAA GTTGCATCACAAACAGCACTCCCAGATGAAGAAGATGACCTCTAA
- the stx3b gene encoding syntaxin 3b isoform X2 codes for MKDRLEQLKATCDQDDDEVEIAVDNAAFMDEFFSQIEDIRNSIDKIDENVAEVKKLYSVILSAPTSEQKTQDDLEAITNEIKKMANNARNKLKTIERNLESEEQERVSADMRIRKSQYAVLSRKFVEVMTKYNEAQVDFRERSKGRIQRQLEITGKATTDEELEEMLESGNAAVFTAGIVDSGISKQALSEIESRHKDIVRLESSIKELHDMFVDIAMLVESQGGMIDRIESNMDQSVGFVERAVADTKKAAKFQQEARRKKMMITLCCAIIGIVGFSYLYSFFS; via the exons ATGAAGGACCGATTGGAGCAACTTAAAGCG acTTGCGATCAAGATGACGATGAGGTGGAAATTGCTGTGGACAATGCAGCCTTCATGGACGAGTTCTTCTCTCAG ATTGAGGACATCAGAAACAGTATTGATAAAATTGATGAGAATGTGGCTGAAGTCAAAAAGCTTTACTCGGTCATCCTGTCTGCTCCCACTTCAGAACAGA AAACACAGGATGACTTGGAGGCAATCACCAATGAAATAAAGAAGATGGCCAACAATGCAAGAAACAAACTCAAGA CCATCGAGAGGAATCTGGAGtctgaggagcaggagagggtgTCAGCTGACATGCGGATACGCAAATCACAG TATGCAGTGCTGTCTAGGAAGTTCGTGGAGGTCATGACAAAGTATAATGAAGCTCAGGTGGACTTCAGGGAGAGGAGTAAAGGACGTATTCAGAGACAGCTAGAGATCA CCGgaaaagcaacaacagatgaagaaCTGGAGGAAATGTTGGAGAGTGGCAATGCTGCTGTGTTCACTGCAggg ATTGTGGACTCTGGGATCTCCAAACAAGCCCTGAGTGAGATTGAATCCAGACACAAAGACATTGTTCGTCTGGAAAGTAGCATCAAGGAGCTGCACGATATGTTTGTAGACATCGCCATGCTGGTGGAGAGCCAG GGTGGAATGATTGACAGGATTGAGAGCAACATGGACCAATCAGTGGGCTTTGTGGAGAGGGCTGTAGCAGACACTAAGAAAGCTGCAAAGTTTCAGCAAGAGGCTCGCCGT
- the stx3b gene encoding syntaxin 3b isoform X1 has product MKDRLEQLKATCDQDDDEVEIAVDNAAFMDEFFSQIEDIRNSIDKIDENVAEVKKLYSVILSAPTSEQKTQDDLEAITNEIKKMANNARNKLKTIERNLESEEQERVSADMRIRKSQYAVLSRKFVEVMTKYNEAQVDFRERSKGRIQRQLEITGKATTDEELEEMLESGNAAVFTAGIVDSGISKQALSEIESRHKDIVRLESSIKELHDMFVDIAMLVESQGDIVNNIEQNVSKSMDHIIAAKEQTKKAVRYQTKARKKMVILVVVVVVLLALLALIIGLSVGLKQS; this is encoded by the exons ATGAAGGACCGATTGGAGCAACTTAAAGCG acTTGCGATCAAGATGACGATGAGGTGGAAATTGCTGTGGACAATGCAGCCTTCATGGACGAGTTCTTCTCTCAG ATTGAGGACATCAGAAACAGTATTGATAAAATTGATGAGAATGTGGCTGAAGTCAAAAAGCTTTACTCGGTCATCCTGTCTGCTCCCACTTCAGAACAGA AAACACAGGATGACTTGGAGGCAATCACCAATGAAATAAAGAAGATGGCCAACAATGCAAGAAACAAACTCAAGA CCATCGAGAGGAATCTGGAGtctgaggagcaggagagggtgTCAGCTGACATGCGGATACGCAAATCACAG TATGCAGTGCTGTCTAGGAAGTTCGTGGAGGTCATGACAAAGTATAATGAAGCTCAGGTGGACTTCAGGGAGAGGAGTAAAGGACGTATTCAGAGACAGCTAGAGATCA CCGgaaaagcaacaacagatgaagaaCTGGAGGAAATGTTGGAGAGTGGCAATGCTGCTGTGTTCACTGCAggg ATTGTGGACTCTGGGATCTCCAAACAAGCCCTGAGTGAGATTGAATCCAGACACAAAGACATTGTTCGTCTGGAAAGTAGCATCAAGGAGCTGCACGATATGTTTGTAGACATCGCCATGCTGGTGGAGAGCCAG ggtgACATTGTAAACAACATAGAGCAGAATGTATCTAAATCCATGGACCACATAATAGCAGCAAAGGAACAGACCAAAAAAGCTGTAAGGTATCAGACCAAAGCACGCAAG AAAATGGTGATATtagtggtggttgtggtggtcTTGCTGGCCTTACTAGCTCTCATTATCGGGTTGTCAGTGGGACTGAAGCAAAGCTGA